A single genomic interval of Salinigranum halophilum harbors:
- a CDS encoding efflux RND transporter permease subunit — protein MDLLRSAFARVGNRIQKRPLLTLVVVVSLIVVAGAGASQITSVTGNQAFVDSNPTLERFEDTFDRGTMAVLVRGDVTEPATMRAIDTFDRRMETADRVVSVLTPADQVRAEYGRIPDSQAQIERVVGDRSSTVVTVVLESGLTQEEQRPVYEDALDARSWAAFPAGTEVVITGQPAFSAQLSVLIQQSTQQLLGLAVGLMVIALFFLFRGVRLRLLPIVAVFVGVIYTFGAMGYLGIPNSTLTSAVFPILIGLGIDYSVQFHQRYEEELERAPPSEALPAALAGIGPAVLVAMLAAALGFGATWVATLGVPAFEWFAQTSILGVMLSFMTGIFLLTPVLTLWVRWRYDAESTTPRPAVDDDDELSDVARFLGRGARFFASHPALILAIAGLLTVGGFYAGESLGTLADFEEFFPQDLPAYVNLQQFRAVSGGGDAARYDIIVSGTDLRDPETLRWMERFSAAAAGSGQIVAVESPATVVAGANGGEIPATEAGVERALDRVPPERRQQFYTDGYAHIVVIAESDITPRETLSLIRSIESALELSQPPAGVEADLTGTAVISTPSVIDQIESRDQITGYGVLAVFVLLLLYYRDPVKALAPLIPMLFVVGWQNIYMAAFDIRVSPLGASLGALSVGIGAEYTVIVMERYFEEKRRGADPLDAIETAGARVGKAITISGMTTVFGFSALTLSPFPIIGDFGYLTVGVIFLTLVAAITTLPPVLVVLDQLRMDVRSWLDSDGVETVLDAD, from the coding sequence ATGGACCTCCTCCGTTCCGCCTTCGCGCGCGTGGGCAACCGGATCCAGAAGCGACCGCTCCTGACGCTCGTGGTCGTCGTCAGCCTCATCGTCGTCGCCGGCGCGGGTGCCTCCCAGATCACGAGCGTGACGGGCAACCAGGCGTTCGTCGACTCGAACCCGACACTCGAACGCTTCGAGGACACCTTCGACCGCGGGACGATGGCCGTCCTCGTCCGCGGCGACGTCACGGAGCCGGCGACGATGCGCGCGATCGACACGTTCGACAGACGGATGGAGACGGCCGACAGGGTCGTGTCGGTGTTGACACCCGCCGACCAGGTCCGCGCCGAGTACGGGCGCATCCCCGACTCGCAGGCACAGATCGAGCGCGTCGTCGGCGACCGTTCGTCGACTGTCGTCACCGTGGTCCTCGAGTCGGGGCTCACCCAGGAAGAACAGCGGCCCGTGTACGAGGACGCGCTCGACGCCCGGTCGTGGGCCGCCTTCCCCGCCGGCACCGAGGTCGTCATCACCGGTCAGCCGGCGTTCTCCGCGCAGCTCTCGGTGTTGATCCAACAGAGCACCCAGCAGCTGCTCGGACTCGCCGTCGGCCTCATGGTCATCGCGCTCTTCTTCCTCTTCCGCGGCGTTCGGCTCCGACTGCTCCCGATCGTCGCCGTCTTCGTCGGCGTCATCTACACGTTCGGCGCGATGGGGTATCTGGGCATCCCGAACTCGACGCTCACCTCGGCGGTGTTCCCCATCCTCATCGGCCTCGGCATCGACTACTCTGTGCAGTTCCACCAGCGCTACGAGGAGGAACTGGAACGGGCACCACCCTCCGAGGCGCTCCCGGCCGCACTCGCGGGCATCGGACCCGCCGTTCTGGTGGCGATGCTCGCGGCGGCGCTCGGCTTCGGGGCCACCTGGGTCGCGACCCTGGGCGTTCCGGCGTTCGAGTGGTTCGCTCAGACCTCTATCCTCGGCGTGATGCTCTCGTTCATGACGGGCATCTTCCTGCTCACCCCCGTCCTGACGCTGTGGGTCCGTTGGCGCTACGACGCGGAGTCGACGACGCCCCGGCCAGCGGTGGACGATGACGACGAACTGAGCGACGTCGCCCGCTTCCTCGGTCGCGGGGCGCGCTTCTTCGCCTCGCACCCGGCGCTCATCCTCGCCATCGCCGGCTTACTCACGGTCGGGGGGTTCTACGCCGGCGAGAGCCTCGGTACCCTCGCGGACTTCGAGGAGTTCTTTCCACAGGACCTCCCGGCGTACGTCAATCTCCAGCAGTTCCGCGCCGTCTCCGGCGGCGGGGACGCCGCCCGCTACGACATCATCGTCTCCGGGACCGACCTGCGCGACCCCGAGACGTTGCGCTGGATGGAACGCTTCAGCGCAGCGGCCGCCGGGAGCGGCCAGATCGTCGCCGTCGAGTCGCCGGCGACGGTCGTCGCAGGCGCCAACGGTGGCGAGATTCCCGCCACCGAGGCCGGGGTCGAGCGGGCGCTCGACCGGGTCCCCCCCGAGCGCCGTCAGCAGTTCTACACCGACGGCTACGCCCACATCGTCGTCATCGCCGAGTCGGATATCACTCCTCGGGAGACCCTCTCGCTCATCCGCTCGATCGAGTCCGCGCTCGAACTCAGCCAGCCCCCCGCGGGCGTCGAGGCAGACCTGACGGGGACCGCCGTCATCTCGACCCCTTCGGTCATCGACCAGATCGAGTCGCGCGACCAGATTACGGGGTACGGCGTCCTCGCCGTGTTCGTGCTCTTGCTCCTGTACTACCGCGACCCGGTGAAGGCGCTCGCGCCCCTGATTCCCATGCTGTTCGTCGTCGGCTGGCAGAACATCTACATGGCCGCCTTCGACATCCGGGTCTCACCGCTCGGTGCCTCGCTGGGCGCGCTCTCTGTGGGAATCGGTGCGGAGTACACCGTCATCGTGATGGAGCGGTACTTCGAGGAGAAACGCCGCGGTGCCGACCCCCTCGACGCCATCGAGACCGCCGGGGCCCGCGTCGGCAAGGCCATCACCATCTCCGGGATGACCACCGTGTTCGGCTTCTCGGCGCTGACGCTCTCCCCGTTCCCCATCATCGGGGACTTCGGCTATCTGACGGTCGGCGTCATCTTCCTCACGCTGGTGGCCGCCATCACGACTCTGCCCCCGGTGCTCGTCGTGCTCGACCAGCTCCGGATGGACGTCCGTTCGTGGCTCGACTCGGACGGCGTCGAGACGGTCCTCGATGCTGACTGA
- a CDS encoding COG1361 S-layer family protein → MKARLLAVLVVFSLLAGAQPVAAEQVTGQPELSLSVQDNRIAPGERSTLNIAVTNDGSLDRGGPAALEQRIKTARGVSVTVLDEQINAPIEVRSGTVTLGSLPDGSVAAASFRLETGESLEPGTYEIPVEVAYSYTRSADYSESLSPPGYSDVNYADSFRRETMTVELVVEREPRFEVVPGETDPVVAGDTGTLRFDLENVGTETARQATVSLSTQSDDLFFGQPSQPRGSQSVFVEELAPGERHSVAVQVGASASLSPGSYPVAVDVAYETPDGLDGQSETLSTGVRVESERTFDVRNLSTSAFRVDEGEATVRATVVNTGAAAAQNVVVRVQGPQPLQATGPEAAVGDLGPGESADATFTFAVPADAEPGSLSLSFAVEYENADGDLRRLDEPIRRGVTLEPERDTFEVVDVNTSVTAGGEGTLAVTVRYNGEQPISNANAKVFVNDPLSSADDGAFLGSFEPGETRTAEFSVAASGTAMAKQYPASVEVRYDDASGNSKLADGLQFGVPIGAASGGLPIGYVGAGVGVLVLAGGVFVWQRQRD, encoded by the coding sequence ATGAAGGCACGACTTCTCGCTGTGCTTGTCGTCTTCTCCCTCCTCGCCGGCGCACAGCCGGTCGCCGCCGAGCAGGTCACGGGACAGCCGGAGCTGAGCCTCTCGGTACAGGACAACCGTATCGCCCCTGGTGAACGAAGTACGCTGAACATCGCCGTCACGAACGATGGCTCGCTCGACCGCGGGGGCCCCGCGGCGCTCGAACAGCGCATCAAGACCGCCCGCGGCGTTTCGGTCACGGTGCTCGACGAACAGATCAACGCACCCATCGAGGTGCGGTCGGGGACCGTCACGCTCGGGAGCCTCCCCGACGGCTCGGTCGCGGCGGCCTCCTTCCGGCTGGAGACGGGTGAGTCGCTCGAACCCGGAACCTACGAGATTCCCGTCGAAGTCGCCTACTCGTACACCCGCAGCGCGGACTACTCCGAGAGCCTCTCCCCGCCGGGCTACTCCGACGTCAACTACGCCGACTCCTTCCGCCGGGAGACGATGACCGTCGAACTCGTCGTCGAGCGCGAACCCCGGTTCGAGGTGGTCCCCGGCGAGACCGACCCGGTCGTCGCTGGCGACACCGGGACGCTCCGGTTCGACCTCGAGAACGTCGGGACGGAGACGGCGCGGCAGGCGACCGTCTCGCTCTCGACGCAGAGCGACGACCTCTTCTTCGGCCAGCCGAGCCAGCCACGCGGCTCGCAGTCGGTGTTCGTCGAGGAACTCGCGCCGGGCGAGCGCCACTCCGTCGCCGTGCAGGTCGGCGCGAGCGCGAGCCTCTCGCCGGGGAGCTACCCCGTCGCCGTCGACGTGGCGTACGAGACACCAGACGGCCTCGACGGCCAGTCCGAGACGCTCTCTACCGGTGTTCGAGTCGAGTCCGAACGGACCTTCGACGTGCGGAACCTCTCGACCAGCGCGTTCCGCGTCGACGAGGGCGAAGCCACCGTACGAGCGACCGTGGTGAACACGGGAGCGGCGGCGGCACAGAACGTCGTCGTCCGCGTGCAGGGTCCACAGCCGTTGCAGGCGACGGGCCCAGAGGCGGCCGTCGGCGACCTCGGGCCCGGTGAGTCGGCGGATGCGACGTTCACGTTCGCCGTCCCCGCCGACGCCGAACCGGGGTCGCTCTCGCTGTCGTTCGCCGTCGAGTACGAGAACGCCGACGGCGACCTCCGTCGCCTCGACGAGCCCATCCGCCGCGGCGTGACGCTCGAACCGGAGCGCGACACGTTCGAGGTCGTCGACGTCAACACGTCCGTCACGGCGGGCGGCGAGGGGACACTCGCCGTGACCGTCCGGTACAACGGCGAGCAGCCGATCTCGAACGCCAACGCGAAGGTGTTCGTCAACGACCCGCTCTCGTCGGCTGACGACGGCGCCTTCCTGGGCTCGTTCGAGCCGGGTGAGACCCGAACGGCGGAGTTCTCCGTCGCCGCGTCGGGCACCGCGATGGCGAAACAGTACCCCGCCTCGGTCGAGGTGCGCTACGACGACGCCAGCGGCAACTCGAAGCTCGCCGACGGCCTCCAGTTCGGCGTCCCCATCGGCGCCGCGTCGGGTGGACTTCCCATCGGCTACGTCGGCGCGGGCGTCGGCGTCCTCGTCCTCGCCGGTGGCGTCTTCGTCTGGCAGCGACAGCGAGACTGA
- the tnpA gene encoding IS200/IS605 family transposase yields MVKSTRHAKYELYYHIVLVPKSGGIEDSADLAEQGSTQYRRSHLTGKTKERLETIFAEICEDKCLELAESEVMPDHVHLFIGSPPKNGPSLIVNWVKGISARKYNQQYDDRVKWTRSYYVGTAGSASKGAVERYIAEQEGDDE; encoded by the coding sequence ATGGTGAAGAGTACCCGTCATGCGAAATACGAACTCTATTATCACATAGTACTCGTGCCGAAATCTGGCGGAATCGAAGATTCCGCTGACCTCGCGGAACAGGGTTCCACTCAGTATCGGCGTTCGCATCTGACGGGGAAAACGAAGGAACGTCTCGAAACCATCTTCGCGGAAATCTGTGAGGACAAGTGCCTCGAACTGGCCGAGTCCGAGGTCATGCCCGACCACGTACACCTGTTCATCGGGAGTCCACCGAAGAACGGCCCGTCACTCATCGTCAACTGGGTGAAAGGCATCTCCGCCCGCAAGTACAACCAGCAGTACGACGACCGCGTGAAGTGGACTCGTTCGTACTACGTCGGTACGGCGGGTAGTGCCTCAAAGGGCGCTGTCGAACGCTACATCGCTGAACAGGAGGGTGACGACGAATGA
- a CDS encoding RNA-guided endonuclease InsQ/TnpB family protein: MKRVNTFEVVPQTENDKECLLRLLDASTSLWNELTYERRQNYFGDGDVWDTSEYRGQYNGVVGSATVQQVTRKNSEAWRSFFALKEKGEYANPPSYWGNEEDGRELRTYIRCNQYTIEWGKRSRLEIPVGQELKDEHGLGYHERLRLEVRGNPKWDGKQGRLEVEYDEVSDTFRAFQPVAVPDSRLDSPLASDEAALDVGANNLVACSTTTGNQYLYDGRELFGRFRATTDEIARLQSKLPERRSLSESRKTESSGRLREGRYSSKRIRRLYRQRTKRRDHAQNALVRDLVERLYDEGVGTVYVGDLTDVLETHWSVKVNEKTHNFWAFKKFIHRLACVCEEYGIGLEAESEAWTSQACPECGDHEETVRHEDTLTCPCGFEGHADLTASETFLRENSDCEIRPMARPVRFEWDDHNWSGKPHPHESPKEVRTNPQVASVGR; this comes from the coding sequence ATGAAGCGTGTTAACACCTTCGAGGTCGTCCCACAGACCGAGAACGACAAAGAGTGTCTTCTACGGCTACTCGATGCATCCACTTCTCTGTGGAACGAACTGACCTACGAACGTCGTCAGAACTACTTCGGTGACGGCGACGTGTGGGACACTTCCGAGTACCGTGGACAGTACAACGGTGTCGTCGGAAGCGCGACCGTTCAACAGGTCACGCGCAAGAACAGCGAAGCGTGGCGGTCGTTCTTCGCCCTCAAGGAGAAAGGCGAGTACGCCAACCCACCGTCGTACTGGGGCAACGAGGAGGACGGACGCGAACTCCGTACCTACATCCGATGCAACCAGTACACGATTGAGTGGGGCAAACGTAGCCGTCTCGAAATCCCTGTCGGACAAGAACTGAAAGACGAACACGGACTCGGCTACCACGAACGACTCCGCCTCGAAGTCCGAGGCAACCCGAAGTGGGACGGCAAACAGGGTCGTCTGGAAGTTGAGTACGACGAGGTTAGCGACACGTTCAGGGCTTTCCAACCAGTCGCCGTACCTGATTCTCGACTGGATTCACCACTGGCTTCCGACGAAGCCGCCCTCGACGTTGGCGCGAACAATCTCGTCGCCTGTTCCACGACTACTGGAAACCAGTACCTCTACGACGGTCGGGAGTTGTTCGGACGGTTCCGCGCGACGACTGACGAAATCGCTCGCCTACAGTCGAAATTGCCCGAGAGACGCAGTCTCTCGGAATCACGGAAGACGGAGTCTTCCGGACGACTCCGAGAGGGGCGCTATAGTTCCAAACGGATTCGACGGCTGTACCGACAGCGGACGAAACGCCGTGACCACGCACAGAATGCGCTGGTGCGCGACCTCGTCGAACGGCTGTACGACGAGGGCGTGGGGACGGTGTACGTGGGCGACTTGACCGACGTGCTGGAAACGCACTGGTCGGTCAAGGTGAACGAGAAGACGCACAACTTCTGGGCGTTCAAGAAGTTCATCCACCGTCTCGCGTGCGTCTGTGAGGAATACGGAATCGGCCTCGAAGCCGAGTCGGAAGCGTGGACGAGTCAGGCGTGTCCCGAGTGTGGCGACCACGAGGAGACGGTTCGCCACGAAGATACGCTGACGTGTCCGTGCGGTTTCGAGGGACACGCCGATCTCACGGCGTCAGAGACGTTCCTTCGAGAAAACAGCGATTGCGAAATCAGGCCGATGGCACGGCCCGTGCGATTCGAGTGGGACGACCACAATTGGTCGGGGAAACCACACCCTCACGAAAGTCCCAAAGAAGTGCGCACGAACCCGCAAGTTGCCTCCGTGGGTCGGTAG
- a CDS encoding ParA family protein, translating into MLTYTVYSEAGGVGKTTISANCAVAHARAGHDVLVIDMDPQDGSLSYLLDVDDERGQSGVDNLVRHLIGRPGGAFDDLVHETEHGVSVVPSHNMLERLTELLLKTADLEEDTHPDPDYEYPMYEQLLRVLQEADVPARYDVLIVDPPATTGPQLYNALYATRNLVVPLELSGKGQQSITGLEDLVEGLEGELGINIGVLAAVPNEVKNTADQRAYREKLEGLGYDVPVVIGDRTSMFEGCWRTQCSAFTFVEEHRSRTRDYEVETLEQFETLAAHLTRQVDLEVPA; encoded by the coding sequence ATGCTCACCTACACGGTGTACTCCGAGGCCGGCGGGGTGGGGAAGACGACCATCTCGGCCAACTGTGCGGTCGCCCACGCTCGCGCCGGCCACGACGTCCTGGTCATCGACATGGACCCCCAAGACGGGAGCCTCTCGTACCTCCTTGACGTCGACGACGAGCGGGGACAGAGCGGCGTCGACAACCTCGTCCGGCACCTCATCGGGCGTCCCGGCGGCGCGTTCGACGACCTCGTCCACGAGACCGAACACGGGGTGAGCGTGGTCCCCTCGCACAACATGCTCGAACGGCTCACCGAACTCCTGTTGAAGACCGCCGACCTCGAGGAGGACACCCACCCCGACCCCGACTACGAGTACCCGATGTACGAACAGCTCCTGCGGGTGCTTCAGGAGGCCGACGTTCCCGCCAGATACGACGTGCTCATCGTGGACCCGCCGGCGACGACCGGGCCGCAACTCTACAACGCGTTGTACGCCACGCGCAACCTCGTCGTCCCGCTCGAACTCTCCGGGAAGGGCCAACAGTCCATCACCGGGCTCGAGGACCTCGTCGAGGGGCTCGAAGGGGAACTCGGCATCAACATCGGCGTCCTCGCCGCGGTCCCGAACGAGGTGAAGAACACGGCCGACCAGCGCGCCTACCGCGAGAAGCTCGAGGGTCTCGGCTACGACGTCCCCGTCGTCATCGGTGACCGGACCTCGATGTTCGAGGGGTGTTGGCGCACGCAGTGCTCGGCGTTCACCTTCGTCGAGGAACACCGCTCGCGCACGCGCGACTACGAGGTGGAGACGCTCGAGCAGTTCGAGACGCTCGCCGCACATCTCACTCGCCAGGTCGACCTGGAGGTCCCCGCATGA
- a CDS encoding helix-turn-helix domain-containing protein: MAPQLTQTSQQFDGIPAEIEADGSKLVYLFLAAHGESNVSELSESLGMTKLSLYSILDTLTAKDLVEGDGWTFQTAV, from the coding sequence ATGGCCCCTCAGCTCACCCAGACATCCCAGCAGTTCGACGGCATCCCCGCCGAGATCGAGGCCGACGGCTCGAAGCTCGTCTACCTCTTCCTCGCCGCACACGGCGAGTCGAACGTCTCGGAGCTGTCGGAGTCGCTCGGGATGACGAAACTCTCCCTGTACAGCATCCTCGACACCCTCACCGCCAAGGACCTGGTCGAGGGCGACGGCTGGACCTTCCAGACGGCGGTCTGA
- a CDS encoding nicotinate phosphoribosyltransferase, whose protein sequence is MTPSSFGHLTPETLALFADRYELTMLQGYLAREHTPEAAFSLYFRDLPRHRGYVVAAGLEQVLAALDSLTFGERALTYLAEEGFDDDFLDSLADFSFSGDVRAVPEGTVVFPNEPLVEVRAPLPEAQLLETLFLNQVGFQSLVATKAARMRDVVEREGDGQTLVDFGSRRAHGTDAGLKAARAAYVGGFDGTSLLAAGEAFGVPTYGTMAHSWVQSFPTERESFRAFVDTYGDESTLLIDTYDTVAGAELAAEVAREAGVDLRGVRLDSGDLVALSKEVHERLPDVDVFVSSGMDEYTIREFLRSDGVADGFGPGTALTTSRDAPSLDPVYKLVAVEQVGEGGLQPSMKLSSGKVTYPGEKRVGRVEADGTYVHDVLGKRDEAGPGRDLLEPVVRGGERVSASPTLDEIRETTRRNVRSLPPAVRDIEEPGTYEVRVSDGLGAETERLRTRLERREE, encoded by the coding sequence ATGACCCCTTCGTCGTTCGGTCACCTGACCCCGGAGACGCTCGCGCTCTTTGCCGACCGGTACGAACTCACGATGCTGCAGGGGTACCTCGCTCGCGAGCACACCCCGGAGGCGGCGTTCAGCCTCTACTTCCGCGACCTGCCGCGGCACCGGGGATACGTCGTCGCCGCCGGGCTCGAACAGGTGCTCGCCGCCCTGGACTCGCTCACCTTCGGCGAGCGCGCCCTCACGTATCTCGCCGAGGAAGGGTTCGACGACGACTTCCTCGACTCGCTCGCGGACTTCTCCTTCTCGGGTGATGTCAGGGCCGTCCCCGAGGGGACCGTCGTCTTCCCGAACGAGCCGCTCGTCGAGGTCCGCGCGCCCCTGCCCGAAGCGCAGTTGCTCGAGACCCTCTTCCTCAACCAGGTCGGCTTTCAGAGCCTCGTCGCGACGAAGGCCGCCCGGATGCGCGACGTCGTCGAGCGCGAGGGCGACGGTCAGACCCTCGTCGACTTCGGGTCGCGCCGTGCTCACGGGACCGACGCCGGGCTGAAAGCCGCCCGTGCGGCGTACGTCGGCGGCTTCGACGGCACTTCGCTGCTCGCGGCGGGGGAGGCCTTCGGCGTCCCGACCTACGGGACGATGGCGCACTCGTGGGTCCAGAGCTTCCCGACGGAGCGCGAGTCGTTCAGGGCGTTCGTCGACACCTACGGCGACGAGAGCACGCTCCTCATCGACACCTACGACACCGTCGCGGGTGCGGAACTCGCGGCCGAGGTCGCTCGCGAGGCCGGTGTCGACCTGCGCGGCGTGCGCCTCGACTCGGGCGACCTCGTGGCGCTCTCGAAGGAGGTACACGAACGTCTGCCCGACGTCGACGTGTTCGTCTCCTCGGGGATGGACGAGTACACCATCCGCGAGTTCCTCCGTTCGGACGGGGTGGCCGACGGCTTCGGCCCCGGGACGGCGCTCACGACGAGTCGGGACGCCCCCTCGCTCGACCCGGTGTACAAGCTGGTCGCGGTCGAACAGGTGGGTGAGGGTGGACTCCAGCCGAGCATGAAACTCTCGTCGGGGAAGGTGACGTACCCCGGCGAGAAGCGCGTCGGCCGGGTCGAGGCGGACGGTACGTACGTCCACGACGTCCTCGGGAAACGAGACGAGGCGGGGCCGGGTCGTGACCTGCTCGAACCCGTCGTCCGAGGGGGCGAGCGGGTGTCAGCGTCCCCGACACTCGACGAGATTCGAGAGACGACGCGACGGAACGTCCGGTCGCTCCCGCCCGCGGTGCGGGACATCGAGGAGCCGGGGACGTACGAGGTGCGCGTCAGTGACGGGCTCGGCGCCGAGACGGAGCGGCTGCGGACGCGACTCGAGCGGCGCGAGGAGTGA
- a CDS encoding chromosome partitioning protein → MRFIGGPINAVFVVLVVVLAAGTAGATMFFQHSVEQLDTQNTELRERNAALRGELQATEQELSNTRAELADLDSALETTRGDVSQVSSNLEETESQLDATQSELSSTSSALSTTRERLQRSRSELSTLQSQVRSLRENERELRSRVDSLEADNEELADERASLQRQLDDADADVTRLESRVGSLEATVDRLERDLRTACAAIDGERPAVC, encoded by the coding sequence ATGCGATTCATCGGTGGCCCCATCAACGCCGTGTTCGTCGTGCTCGTGGTCGTCCTCGCCGCGGGCACCGCGGGTGCGACGATGTTCTTCCAACACTCCGTCGAGCAACTCGACACCCAGAACACGGAGCTCCGCGAGCGAAACGCCGCCCTGCGCGGCGAACTCCAGGCGACGGAACAGGAGCTCTCGAACACGAGAGCCGAACTCGCCGACCTCGACAGCGCGCTCGAGACCACGCGCGGGGACGTCAGCCAGGTCTCGTCGAACCTCGAGGAGACGGAGTCCCAACTCGATGCGACCCAGTCGGAGCTGTCGTCGACGTCGTCGGCACTGTCGACGACCCGCGAGCGACTCCAGCGCAGCCGTTCGGAGCTGTCGACTCTCCAGTCACAGGTCCGAAGCCTCCGCGAGAACGAGCGCGAGCTTCGGTCGCGAGTCGACAGCCTCGAAGCCGACAACGAGGAACTCGCCGACGAACGCGCGTCCCTGCAACGACAGCTCGACGACGCCGACGCCGACGTCACGCGACTCGAGAGCCGCGTCGGCAGCCTCGAAGCGACGGTCGACCGGCTCGAGCGCGACCTCCGAACCGCGTGCGCCGCCATCGACGGAGAGCGGCCCGCCGTCTGCTGA
- a CDS encoding helix-turn-helix domain-containing protein produces MSKLDHVDPAALREKLADTGDAKATKRLMVALDYLDGVAVDELSDRYGIPRSTVYYWLSRFDERPIDEAITDEDRPGRPTALDRSVLEDVVAAGPREYDVDAEEWSPATLRDVLDREFDVSYSEGHVRRLLKELTD; encoded by the coding sequence ATGAGCAAACTCGACCACGTCGACCCGGCGGCACTCAGAGAGAAACTCGCCGACACGGGCGACGCGAAGGCGACCAAACGACTCATGGTCGCGCTCGACTACCTCGACGGCGTCGCCGTCGACGAACTGAGCGACCGCTACGGAATCCCGCGCTCGACCGTCTACTACTGGCTCTCGCGGTTCGACGAACGTCCCATCGACGAGGCCATCACGGACGAGGACCGGCCCGGGCGGCCGACGGCCCTCGACCGGTCCGTCCTCGAGGACGTCGTCGCCGCCGGACCGCGCGAGTACGACGTCGACGCCGAGGAGTGGTCACCCGCGACGCTCAGGGACGTCCTCGACCGCGAGTTCGACGTCTCGTACTCCGAGGGACACGTCCGCCGCCTCCTCAAGGAACTCACCGACTGA
- the rdfA gene encoding rod-determining factor RdfA has protein sequence MGSADSTPGPRSKVERVIEEYGLEGLGDELERRWTGASGERESLRSLADRFNRAVLEAALDEAGASPLDGEVENTYRLLRGDDVSPGMQTEARRQLERDGVDREQVESDFVSHQAIHTYLREHRGAELETEEESRVEKEAQTIRRLQGRVSVVTESGLTRLANAGDITVGEFEVLTDVQVYCADCGSQYEAVELIERGGCDCESADAE, from the coding sequence ATGGGTAGCGCCGACTCCACACCGGGCCCACGGAGCAAGGTCGAACGCGTCATCGAGGAGTACGGCCTCGAGGGACTCGGTGACGAGCTAGAGCGACGGTGGACGGGCGCGTCGGGCGAGCGCGAGAGCCTGCGGAGCCTCGCCGACCGGTTCAACCGAGCGGTCCTCGAGGCGGCCCTCGACGAGGCGGGGGCGAGCCCGCTCGACGGCGAGGTGGAGAACACCTATCGCCTGCTCCGCGGGGACGACGTCAGCCCGGGGATGCAGACCGAGGCCCGCCGCCAACTCGAACGCGACGGCGTCGACCGCGAGCAGGTCGAGTCCGACTTCGTCTCCCACCAGGCCATCCACACCTACCTCCGCGAGCACCGCGGGGCCGAACTCGAGACCGAAGAGGAGTCGCGCGTCGAGAAGGAGGCCCAAACCATCCGTCGCCTGCAGGGACGGGTCTCGGTCGTGACCGAGAGCGGCCTCACGCGGCTCGCGAACGCCGGCGACATCACCGTCGGCGAGTTCGAGGTGCTGACCGACGTCCAGGTGTACTGCGCCGACTGCGGGTCACAGTACGAGGCGGTCGAACTCATCGAGCGCGGCGGCTGTGACTGTGAATCGGCCGACGCCGAGTGA